The region TGAAATGAATACTGAGTAGTGTCAAGAACCTTGCTTTGTGTAGTAAGCGTTCCTCCTCCTTCTTTAAGAGAACCTTTCCAAATTGCAGTGGCTTTTCTTTTCATAATTTTATATTTTTTTAGTTCCCTCTAATTTAGTTCTTTTTCAACTAGCTTGTCCTTCCTCATTAAAAAATAATGGTTAATCTGATTTTAAGTTTCTTTCATTTTTATCAATTATAACAGCCAAACTTGTTTCTTGAAAAAAATCATGCAAAAACAATAGAAAAAGTAGCTCCTTTATTATCTCCTTCGCTAAAGGCGGTGAGTTTTCCTTGATTTTTTTCGACAATCTTCTTGCATAAATACAATCCTATTCCTGTAGAAGCTTCTTTTGAAGTTCCAAGCTTACTCATCTTGGTAAATTTATCAAATAACTGTTCACTATAGGCTGGATCAAACCCCATTCCGTTATCAGAAACCGTAATATACAGTTCTTTATTTTTTGAATAAATTCGCAGTTGGATTTCACTGTCAGGAAACGAAAACTTAATTGCATTATCTATTAAATTAACCATTACCCTAATTAATAATTCCTTGTCAATTCTTAGATCCGCTTCTTTAACCTCAATCGACGTCAGCAATAAGATATTCTTGATCGTCATCAGCTGCCTGACCTGATCTTCAACAGCTAAAAAAACAGATTGAAACTCTATCCTCTTTGGCAGTAAATTGCTTTTTATGGCTTCGTCCTGTTCTTTTAAAAGCATTAAAAATTTTTCCAAATATTTAAATTGCTGGCTGGTCGAATGATGAATCATTTCTGCAAATTCTCTAATCTCTTCTGGGGGATCAGCTTCTAAAATAAGCTTAGCTAAAGCTTGTGGATTTCCGGCAAAATTTTTCAAATCATGCGAAAGCAGGTAAATCAAATCTTTCTTTTCATTAATAAAATTTTCACTGTCTAATATCAACTCATGAATATCCTGCATCAGCAAACCCGCTTCGTCATTAAAATTTGTCGGCAATTGAGACAAGGTTCTGTCAGTTTTATAATTATGCAAGGTTTTTGAAGCCAATTCAATTGGAACAACCAGTTTCCGTAAAACCAACAAAGTAAAAGCGGTTGCCATTAAAGTCATAACGAGTGTAAAAACAAGAATAGTCGTAGTTGAAAATGTAATATTTCCAAAAAGAATAAAGAACAACAACCCGATTAAAGGAATATGAATGCCAATAAATGCAACAAAAAGAAATTTAAAAACATAGCTCTTTTTAAGAAATCCAACCTTAGACAACCTTCGATACAAATCTATATTCATAATTTATTATTGTTATTAAATTAGTCTCTTTTTACTTACGAATATAATTATAATAACTTGAATAACAATAAAAAAAAAAGTTCCTCTAAAAAAAAGAAGCGCTCTCTCAAATCAAGATTGCTACCAACTGTGACTTATTAATTATTTTGCTAGTTTTGTTTCTAAAGCAAAAACAATAGAAAAGTTTTAAAAATTTCAATTATCAAGAGCATCTGCTATGAATGAAGACTGGCCTTACTTGAACAAATACCGACAAGAAAACACCCAACTCCCGCTTCCTAAACCCGATGAAAACAGAATTGTATTTATGGGAGATTCCATAACTGAATTTTGGAGCAGTGTTCAACCGGATTTCTTTCTAGGAAAAAACTACATCAATCGTGGAATTAGCGGACAAACCACCCCGCAAATGCTATTGCGATTTAGAGCCGATGTCATAATTTTAAAACCGAAACTAGTCGTACTTCTGGCAGGAGGTAATGATATTGCCGGAAATACCGGCCCTTCAACGTTGGAAATGATTCAAAACAATATCTTTTCAATGATTGAACTGGCTCAACTACACCACATCAAGCCTATTCTTTGTTCAGTTTTACCTGCCAATCATTTCTATTGGAAACCAAAGGAAAAACCAGCCGACACGATTATTGCTCTAAACAAAACTCTACGCCATTATGCTGAGACAAATAGTATCTTATTTGTCGACTATTACTCGCAAATGGTAAATGAAGATAAAGGACTAAAAGTAGGCTATACAGATGATGGTGTACATCCAAACCAAAAAGGATACGAAATCATGGCTCCTTTAATTGAAAAAACAATTGAACTCAGCCTTAGTAAAACATAATTCCACAAAACAAAAACCCAATCTCTATCTCTAGGATTGGGTTTTGCATAAAAATTAACTGCTATTATTTTAAAACAGAAAACACTATTTTAGAATCAGCATACACGCGATGCGTTTGCTTTTTAAAATCTTCTGGTTTTGCATAAAAAATATTGTCTACAAATGTTTGCGGATTCAAATCGATCAAAGGAAACCAGGTACTCTGAATTTGGATTTGGATTTTATGTCCCTTCTTAAAAGTATGCATCACATCCTGCAATTTGATATTTACAGCCGTTTTCTCATTGGCCACAAAAGGTTCCGGATGAACAAAACTATTTCTGAAACGACCTCGTATCACTTCACTACGCACCATCATATGGTAATTGCTCATTTTTAAATAAGGGGCAATTTCAGCTGTTTCTGGTTCGTCATTTGGAAATACATCAACCACTTTTACAATCCAATCCGCATCCGTTCCGGAGGTGGAAACCTGTAATTGTGCCAAAATATCTCCCGCCAAAGTCACATCATCCGATAATCGTTCCGTTTCAAAAACCAAAACATCAGGACGTCTCGCCGCAAAACGCTGGTCATCGGTCATGTATTTTCTTGGTGTAATCCCTTTTTGATTGATATCTTCGGTAAAAGGAACGGGCTTTTTAGGATCACTGACGAATTCCTGAAATTCAGCTTCCTTTTGTAGCCCTGTCGTTAATTTGGCTTCTGCCAAATAAAAATGCTCTTTTACCACATTTTTTGGTGGCCAGGCATCATAGGTTTTCCAGTCTTTAGCACCCGTATCAAAAACATAAGCTTCCGGCAATTTATTCTCCCCTTTTGCATTGTCTTTTAAGAAATGACGGAAAAAATTAGCTTCAATATTTTTTTGATAAAAAGCAGAAATACTATCGCCAAATTTTATGTTTCCAATGGTAGCTGTTGCACTATTCCTAGCCCAATCGCCGTGACTCCAAGGTCCCATAACTAGGGTATTGTAATTTTTGCTGCTTTTTTCAATGGCTTGATAGGTATTCAAAGGACCATATAAATCCTCGGCATCAAACCATCCTCCTACTGTCATTACAGCAGGTTTAATATCTTTTAAATGTTGGAGAATGCCGCGTTTTTGCCAGAAATCATCATAGCTGCTGTGGTCTTTTAGCTGTTGCCAAAATTCATTGTCCTTACCATAATATTTATCCAAATTAGACAAGGGTCCCGCATCCAGAAAAAACTGATAATCATCCTTAGTCCCTAAATCCGGAAACTGATACCAAGCCTTGGTTGTTTTTTCCGATTTTTGAATACCAAATAAAGGGGTTGCTTTCCAATAACTCAGTAAATAAGCTCCATTGTGGTGAAAATCATCAAAAAAGAAATCACTGATGCAAGCCTGTGGCGAAACTGCCTTCAAAGCAGGATGATTACTTAATAAAGAATAGGTAGAATAAAATCCGGGATATGAAATTCCCCAAACACCCACATTCCCATTGTTGTTGGCCACGTTTTTAACCAGCCAATCAATCGTGTCATAAGTATCCGAAGCTTCATCTACTTGGGTTTTTCCTTTTTTATTGGGAATAAAAGCACGCATGTTGTCATAAAGTCCATCGCTCATCCAGCGGCCGCGTACGTCTTGGTAAACCACAATATAACCTTCTTTCATCATGGTTTCGCTTGGGCCGATACTCTTCTTAAATTCGGTTGCTCCATAAGGCGCACAGCTGTAAGGTGTGCGCTGCATAATAATAGGATATTTTTTAGATTGGTCTTTGGGCGCATAAATAGCGGTAAACAAGGTGGCACCGTCGCGCATTTTTATTTGCACCTCTTTCTTCGTATAAGTATCGCCAACATTACTTGGACTGTTTTGTGCCAATACGCCAGTGGTGATTACCAAAAACGCAATAAATAATAGTTTTTTCATATAGATAATTGCTAATTATAGAATCGTAAATGTATTCAGAATAATGACTATTTTAAAATTTAGTTTTGAAAGAAATAAAATTAAATCATTTCATTACAATCCCAAACTTCATATAAAACTGTTATTATTTCAAATAACAAGCGTGTTTTCAAGTTTAAACCCGAATAAAACACCCTCTTTTCAAAAATATTTGCTAATTTGAATTTATAAAAGTTTACAAACGCTTATTTTTGCGCCATGGCAAAGAAAAATACAGACAAAGTTGTCTTTCATCAAATAAAAGTCCTTGATGCAGGTGCAAAAGGCGTTTCGGTAGCAAAGGCTCCCGATGGTAAAGTAGTGTTTATTCCGAATGTCGTTCCGGGTGATGTGGTTGACGTGCAAACTTTTAAGAAGCGTAAGGCCTATTACGAAGGGAAAGCTGTTCATTTTCATGAATTCTCAGAGCATCGTGTAGAACCTGTTTGCGAGCACTTTGGTGTTTGTGGCGGTTGTAAATGGCAAAATATGAAGTACAGTCAACAGCTGTATTACAAGCAAAATGAAGTCTTGAATCATTTACAACGCATCGGAAAAATCGAACTTCCGGAATTTGAACCTATATTAGGATCAGAGAAAAAGTTCTTTTATAGAAATAAAATGGAATTTTCTTTTTCTAACAGCCGTTGGTTGACTGAAGCTGAAATAGGAAGTACCGAAGATTTAGGCAACAGAAATGCACTAGGTTTCCATATTCCTAAAATGTGGGACAAAATCCTGGACATTAATAAATGTCACTTACAAGAAGATCCATCAAATGCGATTAGAAATGAAGTAAGAGCTTTTGCTAACGAGCATGGCTTGACTTTCTTTAACCCCAGAGCGCACGAAGGTTTATTAAGAACTTTAATGTTAAGAACGGCTTCAACCGGGGAAATCATGGTTTTGATTCAATTTTTCGAAAACGACAAAGCCAACAGAGAATTGATCCTAGACCATCTTTATGCGAAATTTCCTCAAATCACTTCCTTACAATATGTGGTGAACAATAAAGCCAACGATACTTTATACGATACCGATATTAAATTATACAAAGGTAGAGATTACATTCTGGAAGAAATGGAAGGTTTAAAGTTTAGCATCAATGCAAAATCTTTCTACCAAACCAATTCAGATCAAGCCTACGAATTATACAAAATAACAAGAGATTTCGCTGGCCTGACCGGAAACGAAATCGTTTATGATTTATACACTGGAACAGGAACTATTGCTCAGTTTGTTTCTAAAAAAGCAAAAAAAGTAATAGGAGTAGAAAGTGTTCCTGATGCGATTAAAGATGCTAAAGCAAATGCGGTACGCAATGAAATTAGCAATTGTGAATTCTTTGTAGGAGACATGAAAGTGGTTTTTAACGATGAATTCATTGCACAACACGGCCATCCTGATGTGATTATCACCGATCCGCCAAGAGACGGAATGCACAAAGACGTAATTGAACAAATCATGAAAATCGCTCCTGAGAAAGTGGTTTACGTAAGCTGTAATTCGGCTACACAAGCGCGTGACTTAGCCCTGATGGACGAGAAATACAAAGTGACTCGTGTACGTCCTGTGGATATGTTTCCGCAAACACATCACGTAGAAAACGTAGTTCTTCTCGAAAGAAGAAAATAGTAATCAGTGGCCAGTATCAGTTAGCACTAATGCCAAACTGAACACTGAACACTGAACACTGAATATTAGTATATGAAAAAAACATTTTTATTTCTATTTGCACTTGCTTTCGCTTTCTCCAGCTGTGAGAAAGATGATATTTGCGATGCCAATACGCCAACTACACCACGATTAGTGATTTCATTTTATGATATCAATAATTCCTCTATTCCAAAAACGGTTACAAATCTAAAAATAATTGGAGAAGGAATGACCGATGGAATTATCTTTAAAGGGAGCGACTTAATCAGTGGTACTACCGTTTCTATTCCGCTAAAAACAGATGCAAACACAAGTACATTTCGTTTTATATCCAATTTTGGAAACCCAAATCCTGCCGCAGTCAATGAAGACATTATCAAATTTGACTATACCAGAGAAGATTTTTTTGTATCAAGAGCGTGCGGATTTAAAACACTTTTTACTTTAGATCCCCTTACTCCTTTTACCCATACTGATGCTGCCGTTGCAGATGGAAAATGGATGCAATATGTAGCCGTTAAAAAAAGTAACATAGAAACCGAAAATGAAACACACCTTGAAATCTATTTTTAGCATTTGTCTAATTTTATCGTTGTTTTTT is a window of Flavobacterium acetivorans DNA encoding:
- a CDS encoding CocE/NonD family hydrolase; this encodes MKKLLFIAFLVITTGVLAQNSPSNVGDTYTKKEVQIKMRDGATLFTAIYAPKDQSKKYPIIMQRTPYSCAPYGATEFKKSIGPSETMMKEGYIVVYQDVRGRWMSDGLYDNMRAFIPNKKGKTQVDEASDTYDTIDWLVKNVANNNGNVGVWGISYPGFYSTYSLLSNHPALKAVSPQACISDFFFDDFHHNGAYLLSYWKATPLFGIQKSEKTTKAWYQFPDLGTKDDYQFFLDAGPLSNLDKYYGKDNEFWQQLKDHSSYDDFWQKRGILQHLKDIKPAVMTVGGWFDAEDLYGPLNTYQAIEKSSKNYNTLVMGPWSHGDWARNSATATIGNIKFGDSISAFYQKNIEANFFRHFLKDNAKGENKLPEAYVFDTGAKDWKTYDAWPPKNVVKEHFYLAEAKLTTGLQKEAEFQEFVSDPKKPVPFTEDINQKGITPRKYMTDDQRFAARRPDVLVFETERLSDDVTLAGDILAQLQVSTSGTDADWIVKVVDVFPNDEPETAEIAPYLKMSNYHMMVRSEVIRGRFRNSFVHPEPFVANEKTAVNIKLQDVMHTFKKGHKIQIQIQSTWFPLIDLNPQTFVDNIFYAKPEDFKKQTHRVYADSKIVFSVLK
- a CDS encoding SGNH/GDSL hydrolase family protein codes for the protein MNEDWPYLNKYRQENTQLPLPKPDENRIVFMGDSITEFWSSVQPDFFLGKNYINRGISGQTTPQMLLRFRADVIILKPKLVVLLAGGNDIAGNTGPSTLEMIQNNIFSMIELAQLHHIKPILCSVLPANHFYWKPKEKPADTIIALNKTLRHYAETNSILFVDYYSQMVNEDKGLKVGYTDDGVHPNQKGYEIMAPLIEKTIELSLSKT
- a CDS encoding DUF6452 family protein: MKKTFLFLFALAFAFSSCEKDDICDANTPTTPRLVISFYDINNSSIPKTVTNLKIIGEGMTDGIIFKGSDLISGTTVSIPLKTDANTSTFRFISNFGNPNPAAVNEDIIKFDYTREDFFVSRACGFKTLFTLDPLTPFTHTDAAVADGKWMQYVAVKKSNIETENETHLEIYF
- a CDS encoding sensor histidine kinase; the encoded protein is MNIDLYRRLSKVGFLKKSYVFKFLFVAFIGIHIPLIGLLFFILFGNITFSTTTILVFTLVMTLMATAFTLLVLRKLVVPIELASKTLHNYKTDRTLSQLPTNFNDEAGLLMQDIHELILDSENFINEKKDLIYLLSHDLKNFAGNPQALAKLILEADPPEEIREFAEMIHHSTSQQFKYLEKFLMLLKEQDEAIKSNLLPKRIEFQSVFLAVEDQVRQLMTIKNILLLTSIEVKEADLRIDKELLIRVMVNLIDNAIKFSFPDSEIQLRIYSKNKELYITVSDNGMGFDPAYSEQLFDKFTKMSKLGTSKEASTGIGLYLCKKIVEKNQGKLTAFSEGDNKGATFSIVFA
- the rlmD gene encoding 23S rRNA (uracil(1939)-C(5))-methyltransferase RlmD yields the protein MAKKNTDKVVFHQIKVLDAGAKGVSVAKAPDGKVVFIPNVVPGDVVDVQTFKKRKAYYEGKAVHFHEFSEHRVEPVCEHFGVCGGCKWQNMKYSQQLYYKQNEVLNHLQRIGKIELPEFEPILGSEKKFFYRNKMEFSFSNSRWLTEAEIGSTEDLGNRNALGFHIPKMWDKILDINKCHLQEDPSNAIRNEVRAFANEHGLTFFNPRAHEGLLRTLMLRTASTGEIMVLIQFFENDKANRELILDHLYAKFPQITSLQYVVNNKANDTLYDTDIKLYKGRDYILEEMEGLKFSINAKSFYQTNSDQAYELYKITRDFAGLTGNEIVYDLYTGTGTIAQFVSKKAKKVIGVESVPDAIKDAKANAVRNEISNCEFFVGDMKVVFNDEFIAQHGHPDVIITDPPRDGMHKDVIEQIMKIAPEKVVYVSCNSATQARDLALMDEKYKVTRVRPVDMFPQTHHVENVVLLERRK